A genomic segment from Spongiibacter sp. IMCC21906 encodes:
- a CDS encoding FmdB family zinc ribbon protein → MPIYEYGCESCGHDMEALQKMSDPALIDCPACQKPTLVKKISAAAFRLKGGGWYETDFKTGDKKKNLAGDGKSSGGASSDSAGGAAKSAPSTAD, encoded by the coding sequence ATGCCTATTTATGAGTACGGTTGTGAGTCTTGTGGTCATGATATGGAAGCGCTGCAAAAAATGAGCGATCCTGCCCTGATCGATTGTCCGGCATGCCAGAAGCCGACGTTGGTGAAGAAAATTTCAGCGGCGGCCTTTCGTTTAAAGGGCGGTGGTTGGTACGAAACCGATTTTAAGACCGGTGATAAAAAGAAAAATCTGGCAGGGGATGGTAAGTCTTCTGGCGGTGCTTCTTCTGATAGTGCTGGTGGGGCCGCGAAAAGTGCGCCTTCGACAGCAGATTAA
- a CDS encoding HU family DNA-binding protein: MAIKKATAKKKAAPKKAAAKAKAAPKAKAAAAAPKRKTTAINEKMTKTQILTEIAENTELSRKQVTAVLDELEVLIQRSIKKRALGEFTIPGLMKITTVKKPATKARKGVNPFTGEETTFKAKPASVAVKVRPLKKLKDFAV; encoded by the coding sequence ATGGCGATTAAGAAAGCTACGGCTAAAAAGAAGGCTGCACCTAAAAAGGCCGCTGCAAAGGCTAAAGCTGCACCCAAAGCAAAAGCGGCTGCCGCAGCACCTAAGCGTAAAACCACTGCAATCAATGAGAAAATGACCAAAACTCAAATTCTTACTGAAATTGCAGAAAACACTGAATTGAGCCGCAAGCAGGTTACGGCGGTGCTGGATGAGCTGGAAGTGCTGATTCAGCGCAGTATCAAAAAACGTGCGTTGGGCGAATTCACAATACCTGGCTTGATGAAAATCACCACGGTTAAAAAGCCTGCAACTAAAGCCCGTAAAGGTGTTAACCCCTTTACGGGTGAAGAAACTACGTTCAAGGCTAAGCCTGCCAGCGTTGCGGTTAAAGTCCGTCCGTTGAAAAAGCTAAAAGATTTCGCTGTCTAA
- the lhgO gene encoding L-2-hydroxyglutarate oxidase produces the protein MLASYDAIVIGAGIVGASTAWQLQQQRPDWRILILDKEAEPAQHQSGHNSGVVHAGVYYPPGSMKAQFCKEGWQQTLAFCDRHNIQYRQCGKLIVARDQSELPGLDALRQRASQNGLQVSRLSATELREREPYLRGAGAIEIPASAVVDYRQITHMLLTLFQNDGGELELGSEVQALHEEAGGVTVETASRSLFCRHLVCCAGLMADRMVRLMGLPCDFQIIPFRGEFYRLAARCDNWLSHLVYPVPNPSLPFLGVHLTLAVKGGVTAGPNAALAWRREGYHRGDVSLADSVEMLRFAGFWKLLKRHWRPGLKEMSHSYSKGLYLALLQRYCPDIMADDLSAHPSGVRAQAVGVNGELMQDFHFIRTVNSLHVCNAPSPAATSALPIGRHIVAQLLQN, from the coding sequence ATGCTAGCAAGCTATGACGCCATTGTTATCGGCGCTGGCATTGTTGGCGCGTCGACCGCGTGGCAGCTTCAGCAGCAGCGGCCTGATTGGCGAATTCTTATTCTCGACAAGGAAGCCGAGCCCGCTCAACATCAGAGTGGGCATAATAGCGGCGTGGTACATGCGGGAGTGTATTACCCGCCGGGCAGCATGAAAGCGCAGTTTTGTAAGGAAGGCTGGCAGCAGACCTTGGCATTCTGTGATCGTCACAATATTCAATATCGTCAATGCGGCAAATTAATTGTCGCCAGAGACCAAAGCGAATTGCCGGGCCTGGATGCTTTGCGTCAACGGGCCAGCCAAAATGGCTTGCAGGTATCAAGACTGAGCGCAACAGAGCTCCGTGAGCGGGAGCCGTATTTGCGTGGTGCCGGGGCCATAGAAATACCTGCAAGTGCGGTGGTGGATTACCGGCAAATTACCCATATGCTGTTAACTTTGTTTCAGAACGATGGCGGCGAGTTGGAGTTGGGAAGTGAGGTACAGGCGTTACATGAAGAGGCCGGCGGTGTCACAGTAGAAACTGCAAGCCGCTCACTTTTTTGTCGACACTTAGTTTGTTGTGCAGGGTTGATGGCCGACCGCATGGTGCGGCTAATGGGTTTGCCCTGCGATTTTCAGATTATTCCTTTTAGAGGTGAGTTTTATCGCTTGGCTGCGCGCTGTGATAACTGGCTGAGTCATCTCGTTTACCCGGTGCCGAACCCCAGTCTTCCATTTTTGGGTGTGCATTTAACCTTAGCTGTGAAGGGTGGAGTAACAGCTGGACCCAATGCCGCCTTGGCTTGGCGGAGGGAGGGCTATCATCGCGGCGATGTCAGCCTTGCGGATAGTGTTGAAATGCTGCGTTTTGCCGGCTTTTGGAAGCTGCTGAAAAGGCACTGGCGACCAGGCTTGAAAGAGATGTCACACTCTTATAGTAAGGGGCTTTACCTTGCGTTGTTGCAGCGTTATTGCCCAGATATTATGGCCGATGATCTCTCTGCTCACCCCTCAGGCGTCAGAGCACAAGCCGTCGGCGTTAATGGTGAGCTAATGCAGGATTTTCACTTTATACGTACGGTAAACAGCTTGCATGTGTGTAATGCCCCGTCACCCGCAGCTACTTCTGCGCTGCCGATAGGTCGACATATTGTGGCCCAGTTGTTACAAAATTAA
- a CDS encoding HIT domain-containing protein, with translation MFNLDKTLARDCLAVGQLPLCQILLMNDSQYPWLILVPRQQGLREICELDEAQLAQFWQESNIVSQVLQEHFHAEKLNIAALGNMVPQLHIHHIARFAADPAWPKPVWGALPATPYSESQLAQRLELLRGALLAMDGSFQAASG, from the coding sequence ATGTTTAATTTGGACAAAACCTTGGCAAGAGATTGCTTGGCAGTAGGGCAGTTGCCCTTGTGCCAGATTTTATTGATGAACGATAGCCAATACCCTTGGTTGATTTTGGTGCCTCGCCAACAGGGATTGCGGGAAATATGTGAATTGGATGAGGCTCAGTTAGCGCAGTTTTGGCAGGAGTCCAATATCGTCAGTCAGGTTTTGCAAGAGCATTTTCATGCTGAAAAACTTAATATTGCTGCCTTGGGAAATATGGTGCCCCAGTTGCATATTCATCACATTGCTCGCTTTGCGGCAGACCCGGCATGGCCTAAGCCGGTATGGGGAGCGTTGCCAGCGACGCCTTATTCCGAATCTCAATTAGCCCAGAGACTAGAGTTACTCCGGGGCGCACTGCTTGCGATGGATGGCAGTTTTCAAGCCGCGTCGGGTTGA
- a CDS encoding proline--tRNA ligase: MRASQFLIATLKETPADAEVISHQLMLRAGMIRKLASGLYTWMPMGLRVLRKVERIIREEMDRSAAQEVMMPVVQPAELWQESGRWEQYGAELLRISDRHDRAFCLGPTHEEVITDLIRNEIKSYKQLPANFYQIQTKFRDEIRPRFGVMRSREFIMKDAYSFHNDQASLQQTYEVMHGAYTRIFTRLGLDFRPVIADTGSIGGSGSHEFHVLASSGEDDIAFSDSSDYAANTEMAEALAPAGERPTATAELEKVATPGAHSIDEVASQLNCPSNTILKTLVVYSEADEDGKQDLIALVLRGDHQLNEIKAEKINGVANPLTFASEEDIDKTLSCKPGSLGPVGLDIRCIIDRSAAHCSDFVCGANEDGYHLTGVNWERDVAAAEIADIRNVVEGDPSPDGNGRLLIKRGIEVGHIFQLGTKYSEAMNATVLNENGKQQTMTMGCYGIGVTRVVASAIEQNHDDKGIIWSNSIAPFQIAIVPLNYQKSDAVKVQSDKLYAQLLAKGYDVILDDRNERPGVKFADMELLGIPHRIVVGDRGLEKGLLEYKFRRANDNQDVAIDEVVDFIDTQFSA; the protein is encoded by the coding sequence ATGCGCGCCAGCCAGTTCCTTATCGCCACATTAAAAGAAACCCCCGCCGATGCGGAGGTCATTAGTCACCAGCTCATGCTTAGGGCGGGAATGATACGCAAGCTCGCATCTGGCCTCTATACTTGGATGCCTATGGGCCTGAGAGTACTGCGCAAGGTTGAGCGTATCATCCGCGAAGAAATGGACCGCAGTGCCGCCCAAGAGGTCATGATGCCAGTGGTGCAGCCCGCCGAGCTATGGCAGGAGTCGGGGCGCTGGGAGCAATATGGCGCGGAATTACTGCGGATTTCTGATCGCCATGACCGGGCCTTTTGCCTCGGCCCAACTCACGAAGAAGTCATCACCGATCTCATTCGCAACGAAATCAAAAGCTACAAGCAGCTTCCCGCAAATTTTTATCAGATTCAAACCAAATTCAGAGACGAGATTCGTCCACGCTTTGGGGTTATGCGCTCCAGAGAATTTATAATGAAAGACGCCTACTCTTTCCACAATGACCAAGCGTCGCTGCAACAAACCTACGAGGTCATGCACGGCGCCTACACCCGCATATTCACCCGGCTGGGCTTGGACTTCCGCCCTGTCATTGCCGACACCGGCTCCATTGGCGGCAGCGGCTCCCATGAATTTCATGTCCTCGCCTCTTCAGGTGAAGACGACATTGCCTTTTCTGACAGCTCAGACTATGCCGCCAATACCGAAATGGCAGAAGCCCTCGCCCCTGCGGGCGAGCGCCCCACGGCGACGGCAGAATTAGAAAAAGTAGCCACCCCCGGCGCTCACAGCATTGACGAAGTAGCAAGCCAGCTCAACTGCCCAAGCAATACCATTCTAAAAACCTTAGTGGTTTACAGTGAAGCTGACGAAGACGGCAAGCAGGATTTGATTGCCCTGGTATTAAGAGGTGATCATCAGCTTAATGAAATTAAAGCTGAAAAAATCAACGGCGTCGCCAACCCCTTAACCTTTGCCAGCGAAGAAGACATTGATAAAACCCTGTCTTGCAAACCCGGCTCACTGGGGCCAGTAGGCCTGGATATTCGCTGTATTATTGACCGCAGCGCTGCGCACTGCAGCGACTTTGTCTGTGGCGCCAATGAAGATGGCTACCACCTGACCGGCGTCAATTGGGAGCGGGATGTGGCCGCAGCTGAAATCGCCGATATCCGCAATGTTGTCGAAGGCGACCCCAGCCCTGACGGCAACGGTAGACTACTCATTAAGCGCGGCATTGAAGTGGGCCACATTTTCCAATTAGGCACAAAATATTCAGAGGCCATGAACGCCACTGTGCTCAACGAAAACGGCAAACAGCAAACCATGACTATGGGCTGTTACGGCATTGGTGTGACCCGCGTGGTCGCCTCCGCCATCGAGCAAAATCACGATGACAAAGGCATTATCTGGTCCAATAGCATTGCGCCATTCCAAATAGCCATTGTGCCCCTTAACTACCAAAAATCAGATGCCGTTAAAGTCCAGTCAGACAAACTCTACGCCCAGCTTTTAGCCAAAGGCTATGACGTGATTCTTGATGACCGCAACGAGCGTCCCGGCGTTAAGTTTGCCGACATGGAACTGCTGGGAATTCCCCACCGGATTG